Proteins encoded by one window of Leishmania mexicana MHOM/GT/2001/U1103 complete genome, chromosome 23:
- a CDS encoding ribosomal RNA methyltransferase-like protein, which yields MRATLVCRQGTSRQWMQRQSQDPFVTKARQDGYVARSAYKLIHIDDRFHLFDRQHTRIAIDLGCSPGGWCQVIRERAGDRCFLLGVDLLPIKAQIPNVVIVQGDFTDVATQETLVQHLAHHSATLGGGDATTAVASSSSSCFTKVDVVTSDMCPNRMGGSQDRQRIAQLNLQAINVCAPLLRVGGHFVCKVLGSRAVYEELWCRLSRLFLTVHTCKPPASRMQSDEAFLVGLDKLATPRPASSTTGSCSSRAAMGTAGGDSSGGGHFGLDDWPGFGRPARRQRRG from the coding sequence ATGCGTGCCACACTCGTCTGCCGGCAGGGCACCAGCCGACAGTGGATGCAGCGGCAGTCACAAGATCCGTTTGTAACCAAGGCGCGCCAGGACGGCTACGTCGCGCGCAGCGCGTACAAATTGATCCACATAGACGACCGCTTTCACCTCTTCGAccgccagcacacacgcatcgcGATAGACCTCGGCTGCAGTCCGGGCGGGTGGTGCCAGGTGATACGTGAGAGGGCCGGCGACCGCTGCTTCCTCCTTGGTGTCGATCTTCTGCCTATCAAGGCGCAGATCCCGAATGTCGTGATAGTGCAGGGAGACTTCACAGACGTTGCCACCCAAGAAACGCTTGTACAGCACCTAGCCCATCACAGCGCCACTCtcggtggaggagatgcaacgacggcggtggcgtcgtcctcctcatcttGCTTCACCAAAGTGGACGTCGTCACATCGGACATGTGCCCTAACCGGATGGGCGGCTCTCAAGATCGGCAGCGCATTGCGCAGCTGAACCTGCAAGCCATCAACGTGTGCGCACCGCTTCTGCGCGTCGGCGGGCACTTTGTATGCAAAGTGCTTGGGAGCCGCGCCGTCTACGAGGAGCTGTGGTGCCGCCTGTCCCGACTCTTCCTTACTGTGCACACGTGTAAGCCACCGGCGAGCCGCATGCAGAGCGATGAGGCTTTCTTGGTGGGGCTGGACAAGCTTGCGACGCCGCGTCCGGCCTCGTCCACCACCGGAAGCTGCTCCTCGAGAGCGGCCATGGGCACAGCTGGTGgagacagcagcggtgggggTCATTTCGGTCTGGACGACTGGCCGGGTTTTGGCCGCccggcgcggcgccagcggcggggATGA